One window from the genome of Haliaeetus albicilla chromosome 26, bHalAlb1.1, whole genome shotgun sequence encodes:
- the MICAL1 gene encoding F-actin-monooxygenase MICAL1 isoform X2, translating to MSVPADEPGNPAHAIFERFLRAGECQEVLGCFGELCQQLGLQGSGLQLYHGLKAALNYWSAKALWSKLDKKAGHKDYDQGTACASTKCLVVGAGPCGLRVAIELALLGARVVLLEKRDSFSRNNVLHLWPFTIHDLRALGAKKFYGRFCTGTLDHISIRQLQLILLKVALLLGVEVHINVQFKGLVPPAGKVGGQGGWCAVLQPGSSPLSHYEFDVLISAGGGKFVPEGFKRKETRGKLAIGITTNFINRHSRAEVEVAEISGVARIYNQKFFQNLYNKTGIDLENIVYYKDDTHYFVMTAKKQSLLKKGVILQDKADIESLLSPENVNRDALLSYAKEAANFSTNYRLPELEFALNHRDLPDVDMFDFTCMTRSENAALVREHNGARLLLGLVGDCLVEPFWPLGTGVARGFLAAFDAAWMVRRWAAGTPPLEVLAERESIYQHLSQTSPDNTNKNISQYSIDPATRYPNINLQAIKASQVRDLYLVGMVEVDPKRKSDNRLSTAVSGDAYEELLSWCQASTAGYHGVAVTDFTTSWTSGLALCALIHRFRPDLVDFDSMDTQDPIQTHQMMLDVAEQELGIQPVLSSAEMATMAEPDRLGLITYLSQFYEAFKTSPEVEEVSKKPLSPRGTRGAILFLSKLQKSWNLTHKRAQDSTQKDAEAKRSRRDAEPPARGESSDACYFCGRRVYILERASAEGHFFHRGCFQCWRCGATLRLGDYTFNEEDGHFYCSLHYPNPPGMDLPQDEPLALPDGDAAAARLTSDAGSPCVSPKEGVPGPPQPPPAAPQPGGEPGAAEDVEDAGDMEEQELPAQPGGDAKEEEGPRVEPQGAAEEGEESGGRRKIVLTPLEKLKLSTLNLTSEAEPEPPPKPARLRLQAAPEALPALWQGQGTWEKEEEMAVEEALEESDSEEEEEEKEEEEEGTDLGIMADWCLDLGEEEKYPTWKRTLTRRAREAQMKRFCKAQAIQRRLEEIEVTFRELEQQGIKLEKLLRDEGGTPADQKTQWMNQLLYLVQKKNSLMSEESDLMIAVQELKLEEQQWQLDQKLRCYMNREESLKTPEERVAEQEILVQLLDVVNKRNVLIHIQEEKRLSELRA from the exons ATGAGTGTGCCGGCCGATGAGCCGGGCAACCCGGCCCATGCCATCTTCGAGAGATTCCTGCGTGCCGGAGAGTGCCAGGAAGTGCTGGGCTGCTTCGGggagctgtgccagcagctggggctgcagggcagcggGCTGCAGCTCTACCATGGCCTCAAGGCTGCCCTCAACTACTGGAGTGCCAAGGCCCTGTGGAGCAAGCTGGATAAGAAAGCCGGGCACAAGGACTACGACCAGGGCACAGCCTGTGCCAGCACCAAG TGCCTGGTGGTGGGGGCCGGCCCCTGTGGGCTGCGGGTGGCCATCGAACTGGCGCTGCTGGGTGCCCGCGTGGTGCTGCTGGAGAAGCGGGACTCCTTCTCCCGCAACAACGTCCTGCACCTCTGGCCCTTCACCATCCACGACCTGCGGGCGCTGGGTGCCAAGAAGTTTTATGGGCGCTTCTGCACCGGCACACTGGACCACATCA GTATCCGGCAGCTCCAGCTGATCCTGCTGAAGGTGGCTCTGCTCCTGGGGGTGGAGGTGCACATCAACGTGCAGTTCAAGGGCCTTGTCCCCCCCGCGGGCAAGGTGGGCGGACAGG GCGGCTggtgtgctgtgctgcagcccgGCTCCTCTCCGCTCAGCCACTACGAGTTCGACGTCCTCATCTCAGCTGGTGGCGGCAAATTTGTCCCCGAAG GATTCAAGCGGAAGGAGACGCGGGGGAAGCTGGCCATCGGCATCACCACCAACTTCATCAACCGCCACAGCCGGGCTGAGGTGGAGGTGGCCGAGATCAGCGGCGTGGCTCGAATCTACAATCAGAAGTTCTTCCAAAACCTCTACAACAAAACGG GCATCGACCTGGAAAACATCGTCTACTACAAGGACGACACTCACTATTTCGTCATGACGGCCAAGAAGCAGAGCCTGCTCAAGAAGGGGGTCATCCTCCAG GACAAAGCAGACATCGAGAGCCTGCTGTCCCCGGAGAACGTGAACCGGGATGCCCTCCTCAGCTATGCCAAAGAAGCTGCCAACTTCTCCACCAACTACCGCCTGCCAGAACTGGAGTTTGCCCTCAACCACCGGGACCTGCCAGATGTCGACATGTTCGACTTCACCTGCATGACACGTTCAGAGAACGCGGCGCTGGTGCGGGAGCACAACGGGGCCCGTCTGCTCCTCGGGCTGGTGGGCGACTGCCTGGTGGAG CCCTTCTGGCCGCTGGGCACCGGCGTGGCCAGGGGCTTCCTCGCCGCCTTCGACGCGGCGTGGATGGTGCGGCGGTGGGCGGCCGGGACACCTCCGCTGGAGGTGCTGGCCGAGAG GGAGAGCATCTACCAGCACCTCTCGCAGACCTCCCCAGACAACACCAACAAGAACATCAGCCAGTACAGCATCGATCCAGCCACGCGCTACCCCAACATCAACCTGCAGGCCATCAAAGCCAGCCAG GTCCGGGACCTCTACCTCGTGGGCATGGTGGAGGTGGACCCCAAGAGGAAGAGTGACAACCGGCTCAGCACCG CGGTCTCTGGAGATGCCTACGAAGAACTGCTGAGCTGGTGCCAGGCCAGCACGGCCGGGTACCACGGTGTGGCAGTGACCGACTTCACCACCTCCTGGACCAGCGGCTTGGCCCTCTGCGCCCTCATCCATCGCTTCCGCCCCGACCTGGT GGACTTTGACTCCATGGACACCCAGGATCCCATCCAGACCCACCAGATGATGCTGGACgtggcagagcaggagctgggcatCCAGCCCGTCCTCTCCAGCGCCGAGATGGCCACCATGGCAGAGCCCGACCGCCTGGGGCTCATCACCTACCTCAGCCAGTTTTATGAAGCTTTCAAGACCTCTCCAG AGGTGGAGGAGGTCAGCAAGAAGCCACTGTCTCCCCGCGGCACACGAGGGgccatcctcttcctcagcaagctgcagaagagctggaaCCTGACACACAAGCGTGCCCAG GACAGTACCCAGAAGGATGCTGAGGCCAAAAGGAGCCGCAGGGACGCCGAG ccGCCGGCCCGCGGGGAGAGCAGCGACGCTTGCTACTTCTGCGGCCGCCGTGTCTACATCCTGGAGCGAGCCAGTGCCGAGGGACACTTCTTCCATCGCGGCTGCTTCCAGTGTTGGCGGTGCGGGGCCACCCTGCGCCTGGGCGACTACACCTTCAACGAGGAGGACG GTCACTTTTACTGCTCGCTTCACTACCCCAATCCACCCGGCATGGACCTACCCCAGGATGAGCCCCTGGCCCTGCCTGATGGG GATGCTGCCGCTGCCCGCCTGACCTCGGATGCTGGGAGcccgtgtgtgtcccccaaGGAGGGGGTACCCGgtcccccacagcccccaccagcagccccacagccagggGGAGAGCCTGGGGCAGCAGAGGATGTGGAGGATGCTGGTGACatggaggagcaggagctgccgGCACAGCCCGGGGGGGAtgcaaaggaggaggaaggtccCAGAGTGGAGCCCCAAGGGGCAGCAGAGGAGGGTGAGGAGAGCGGGGGCAGGAGGAAGATCGTCCTCACACCACTAGAGAAGCTCAAGCTGTCCACGCTGAACCTCACCAGTGAAGCAGAGCCCGAGCCGCCACCGAAGCCGGCTCGTCTGCGGCTCCAAGCAGCACCCGAggccctccctgccctgtggCAGGGACAAGGCAcctgggagaaggaggaggaaatggCTGTGGAGGAAG CTTTGGAGGAGAGTGACAgcgaggaagaggaagaggagaaggaggaggaggaggaaggcacaGACCTTGGCATCATGGCAGATTGG TGCCTGGACCTGGGTGAAGAGGAGAAATACCCCACCTGGAAGCGCACACTGACCCGCCGGGCCAGGGAAGCCCAGATGAAGCGGTTCTGCAAAGCCCAG GCCATCCAGAGGCGGCTGGAGGAGATCGAGGTGACATTCcgggagctggagcagcagggcaTCAAGCTGGAGAAGTTACTCCGGGATGAGGGTG gcACCCCAGCCGACCAGAAGACGCAGTGGATGAACCAGCTGCTGTACCTGGTCCAGAAGAAGAACAGCCTGATGTCCGAGGAGTCAGACCTCATGATTGC GGTGCAGGAGCtgaagctggaggagcagcagtggcagctcGACCAGAAGCTCCGGTGCTACATGAACAGGGAGG aaTCCCTGAAGACGCCCGAGGAGCGTGTGGCCGAGCAGGAGATCCTGGTGCAGCTGCTGGACGTGGTGAACAAGCGCAACGTCCTCATCCACATCCAGGAGGAGAAGCGGCTCAGCGAGCTGCGGGCCTGA
- the MICAL1 gene encoding F-actin-monooxygenase MICAL1 isoform X1, producing MSVPADEPGNPAHAIFERFLRAGECQEVLGCFGELCQQLGLQGSGLQLYHGLKAALNYWSAKALWSKLDKKAGHKDYDQGTACASTKCLVVGAGPCGLRVAIELALLGARVVLLEKRDSFSRNNVLHLWPFTIHDLRALGAKKFYGRFCTGTLDHISIRQLQLILLKVALLLGVEVHINVQFKGLVPPAGKVGGQGGWCAVLQPGSSPLSHYEFDVLISAGGGKFVPEGFKRKETRGKLAIGITTNFINRHSRAEVEVAEISGVARIYNQKFFQNLYNKTGIDLENIVYYKDDTHYFVMTAKKQSLLKKGVILQDKADIESLLSPENVNRDALLSYAKEAANFSTNYRLPELEFALNHRDLPDVDMFDFTCMTRSENAALVREHNGARLLLGLVGDCLVEPFWPLGTGVARGFLAAFDAAWMVRRWAAGTPPLEVLAERESIYQHLSQTSPDNTNKNISQYSIDPATRYPNINLQAIKASQVRDLYLVGMVEVDPKRKSDNRLSTAVSGDAYEELLSWCQASTAGYHGVAVTDFTTSWTSGLALCALIHRFRPDLVDFDSMDTQDPIQTHQMMLDVAEQELGIQPVLSSAEMATMAEPDRLGLITYLSQFYEAFKTSPEVEEVSKKPLSPRGTRGAILFLSKLQKSWNLTHKRAQDSTQKDAEAKRSRRDAELDTGLDGDILDSARELPQTAPTDPGQPPARGESSDACYFCGRRVYILERASAEGHFFHRGCFQCWRCGATLRLGDYTFNEEDGHFYCSLHYPNPPGMDLPQDEPLALPDGDAAAARLTSDAGSPCVSPKEGVPGPPQPPPAAPQPGGEPGAAEDVEDAGDMEEQELPAQPGGDAKEEEGPRVEPQGAAEEGEESGGRRKIVLTPLEKLKLSTLNLTSEAEPEPPPKPARLRLQAAPEALPALWQGQGTWEKEEEMAVEEALEESDSEEEEEEKEEEEEGTDLGIMADWCLDLGEEEKYPTWKRTLTRRAREAQMKRFCKAQAIQRRLEEIEVTFRELEQQGIKLEKLLRDEGGTPADQKTQWMNQLLYLVQKKNSLMSEESDLMIAVQELKLEEQQWQLDQKLRCYMNREESLKTPEERVAEQEILVQLLDVVNKRNVLIHIQEEKRLSELRA from the exons ATGAGTGTGCCGGCCGATGAGCCGGGCAACCCGGCCCATGCCATCTTCGAGAGATTCCTGCGTGCCGGAGAGTGCCAGGAAGTGCTGGGCTGCTTCGGggagctgtgccagcagctggggctgcagggcagcggGCTGCAGCTCTACCATGGCCTCAAGGCTGCCCTCAACTACTGGAGTGCCAAGGCCCTGTGGAGCAAGCTGGATAAGAAAGCCGGGCACAAGGACTACGACCAGGGCACAGCCTGTGCCAGCACCAAG TGCCTGGTGGTGGGGGCCGGCCCCTGTGGGCTGCGGGTGGCCATCGAACTGGCGCTGCTGGGTGCCCGCGTGGTGCTGCTGGAGAAGCGGGACTCCTTCTCCCGCAACAACGTCCTGCACCTCTGGCCCTTCACCATCCACGACCTGCGGGCGCTGGGTGCCAAGAAGTTTTATGGGCGCTTCTGCACCGGCACACTGGACCACATCA GTATCCGGCAGCTCCAGCTGATCCTGCTGAAGGTGGCTCTGCTCCTGGGGGTGGAGGTGCACATCAACGTGCAGTTCAAGGGCCTTGTCCCCCCCGCGGGCAAGGTGGGCGGACAGG GCGGCTggtgtgctgtgctgcagcccgGCTCCTCTCCGCTCAGCCACTACGAGTTCGACGTCCTCATCTCAGCTGGTGGCGGCAAATTTGTCCCCGAAG GATTCAAGCGGAAGGAGACGCGGGGGAAGCTGGCCATCGGCATCACCACCAACTTCATCAACCGCCACAGCCGGGCTGAGGTGGAGGTGGCCGAGATCAGCGGCGTGGCTCGAATCTACAATCAGAAGTTCTTCCAAAACCTCTACAACAAAACGG GCATCGACCTGGAAAACATCGTCTACTACAAGGACGACACTCACTATTTCGTCATGACGGCCAAGAAGCAGAGCCTGCTCAAGAAGGGGGTCATCCTCCAG GACAAAGCAGACATCGAGAGCCTGCTGTCCCCGGAGAACGTGAACCGGGATGCCCTCCTCAGCTATGCCAAAGAAGCTGCCAACTTCTCCACCAACTACCGCCTGCCAGAACTGGAGTTTGCCCTCAACCACCGGGACCTGCCAGATGTCGACATGTTCGACTTCACCTGCATGACACGTTCAGAGAACGCGGCGCTGGTGCGGGAGCACAACGGGGCCCGTCTGCTCCTCGGGCTGGTGGGCGACTGCCTGGTGGAG CCCTTCTGGCCGCTGGGCACCGGCGTGGCCAGGGGCTTCCTCGCCGCCTTCGACGCGGCGTGGATGGTGCGGCGGTGGGCGGCCGGGACACCTCCGCTGGAGGTGCTGGCCGAGAG GGAGAGCATCTACCAGCACCTCTCGCAGACCTCCCCAGACAACACCAACAAGAACATCAGCCAGTACAGCATCGATCCAGCCACGCGCTACCCCAACATCAACCTGCAGGCCATCAAAGCCAGCCAG GTCCGGGACCTCTACCTCGTGGGCATGGTGGAGGTGGACCCCAAGAGGAAGAGTGACAACCGGCTCAGCACCG CGGTCTCTGGAGATGCCTACGAAGAACTGCTGAGCTGGTGCCAGGCCAGCACGGCCGGGTACCACGGTGTGGCAGTGACCGACTTCACCACCTCCTGGACCAGCGGCTTGGCCCTCTGCGCCCTCATCCATCGCTTCCGCCCCGACCTGGT GGACTTTGACTCCATGGACACCCAGGATCCCATCCAGACCCACCAGATGATGCTGGACgtggcagagcaggagctgggcatCCAGCCCGTCCTCTCCAGCGCCGAGATGGCCACCATGGCAGAGCCCGACCGCCTGGGGCTCATCACCTACCTCAGCCAGTTTTATGAAGCTTTCAAGACCTCTCCAG AGGTGGAGGAGGTCAGCAAGAAGCCACTGTCTCCCCGCGGCACACGAGGGgccatcctcttcctcagcaagctgcagaagagctggaaCCTGACACACAAGCGTGCCCAG GACAGTACCCAGAAGGATGCTGAGGCCAAAAGGAGCCGCAGGGACGCCGAG CTGGACACAGGGCTGGATGGAGACATTCTGGACAGTGCCCGTGAGCTGCCACAAACTGCCCCGACGGACCCAGGGCAG ccGCCGGCCCGCGGGGAGAGCAGCGACGCTTGCTACTTCTGCGGCCGCCGTGTCTACATCCTGGAGCGAGCCAGTGCCGAGGGACACTTCTTCCATCGCGGCTGCTTCCAGTGTTGGCGGTGCGGGGCCACCCTGCGCCTGGGCGACTACACCTTCAACGAGGAGGACG GTCACTTTTACTGCTCGCTTCACTACCCCAATCCACCCGGCATGGACCTACCCCAGGATGAGCCCCTGGCCCTGCCTGATGGG GATGCTGCCGCTGCCCGCCTGACCTCGGATGCTGGGAGcccgtgtgtgtcccccaaGGAGGGGGTACCCGgtcccccacagcccccaccagcagccccacagccagggGGAGAGCCTGGGGCAGCAGAGGATGTGGAGGATGCTGGTGACatggaggagcaggagctgccgGCACAGCCCGGGGGGGAtgcaaaggaggaggaaggtccCAGAGTGGAGCCCCAAGGGGCAGCAGAGGAGGGTGAGGAGAGCGGGGGCAGGAGGAAGATCGTCCTCACACCACTAGAGAAGCTCAAGCTGTCCACGCTGAACCTCACCAGTGAAGCAGAGCCCGAGCCGCCACCGAAGCCGGCTCGTCTGCGGCTCCAAGCAGCACCCGAggccctccctgccctgtggCAGGGACAAGGCAcctgggagaaggaggaggaaatggCTGTGGAGGAAG CTTTGGAGGAGAGTGACAgcgaggaagaggaagaggagaaggaggaggaggaggaaggcacaGACCTTGGCATCATGGCAGATTGG TGCCTGGACCTGGGTGAAGAGGAGAAATACCCCACCTGGAAGCGCACACTGACCCGCCGGGCCAGGGAAGCCCAGATGAAGCGGTTCTGCAAAGCCCAG GCCATCCAGAGGCGGCTGGAGGAGATCGAGGTGACATTCcgggagctggagcagcagggcaTCAAGCTGGAGAAGTTACTCCGGGATGAGGGTG gcACCCCAGCCGACCAGAAGACGCAGTGGATGAACCAGCTGCTGTACCTGGTCCAGAAGAAGAACAGCCTGATGTCCGAGGAGTCAGACCTCATGATTGC GGTGCAGGAGCtgaagctggaggagcagcagtggcagctcGACCAGAAGCTCCGGTGCTACATGAACAGGGAGG aaTCCCTGAAGACGCCCGAGGAGCGTGTGGCCGAGCAGGAGATCCTGGTGCAGCTGCTGGACGTGGTGAACAAGCGCAACGTCCTCATCCACATCCAGGAGGAGAAGCGGCTCAGCGAGCTGCGGGCCTGA